The proteins below are encoded in one region of Alistipes indistinctus YIT 12060:
- the trxB gene encoding thioredoxin-disulfide reductase, whose protein sequence is MDTEKTRCLIIGSGPAGYTAAIYASRANLNPILYEGTEPGGQLTSTTDIENFPGYPEGISGTAMMEDLKKQAQRFGADVRFGIITSVDLSVRPFKVVADGRREIETDALIISTGATAKYLGLASEQRYKGMGVSACATCDGFFYRKKDVIVVGGGDTACEEATYLATLCNKVYMVVRKDYLRASKAMQERVMKTPNIEVLFGYTTVEVLGDENGVTGALVRHTGGEEKVIDAFGFFLGIGHHPNTQLFEGQLELDKEGYIKTVPGSSQTSVKGVFAAGDVQDPRYRQAITAAGSGCMAALDCERYLLDIQCLQ, encoded by the coding sequence ATGGATACAGAAAAAACCCGATGCCTGATTATCGGCAGCGGCCCCGCAGGCTATACGGCCGCCATATACGCTTCCCGCGCGAACCTCAACCCGATCCTATACGAAGGGACCGAACCCGGAGGCCAGCTCACCTCGACTACCGATATCGAGAACTTTCCCGGTTATCCGGAGGGGATCAGCGGTACGGCTATGATGGAAGACCTGAAGAAGCAGGCCCAGCGTTTCGGCGCCGATGTGCGTTTCGGCATTATCACGAGCGTGGATCTTTCGGTACGGCCGTTTAAGGTGGTTGCCGACGGTAGGCGGGAGATCGAAACCGATGCGCTGATTATCTCCACCGGTGCGACGGCTAAGTATCTCGGTCTCGCTTCGGAACAGCGTTACAAGGGCATGGGTGTTTCGGCCTGCGCGACCTGCGACGGTTTTTTCTACCGCAAAAAGGATGTCATCGTAGTCGGCGGCGGCGATACCGCCTGTGAAGAGGCGACCTATCTGGCGACGCTGTGCAACAAAGTGTATATGGTGGTACGCAAAGACTACCTGCGTGCTTCGAAGGCGATGCAGGAACGCGTGATGAAGACTCCCAATATCGAAGTGTTGTTCGGCTATACGACCGTCGAGGTACTCGGCGACGAGAACGGGGTGACCGGCGCGTTGGTGCGCCACACCGGCGGTGAAGAGAAGGTGATCGATGCATTCGGTTTCTTTCTCGGTATCGGGCACCATCCCAATACGCAGCTCTTCGAAGGCCAGCTGGAACTGGACAAAGAGGGATATATCAAGACGGTTCCGGGTAGTTCCCAGACCAGCGTAAAGGGGGTTTTCGCAGCCGGAGACGTGCAGGATCCGCGGTATCGCCAGGCCATTACGGCTGCGGGATCGGGATGTATGGCGGCGCTCGACTGCGAACGTTATCTGCTGGACATTCAGTGCCTGCAATAG
- a CDS encoding peptidoglycan DD-metalloendopeptidase family protein, with amino-acid sequence MLSSCSVTKSLYKDKEVSRYNPNVSSASKNYSKPAGEDTSDKEAKASGKQQQPVSDSLPETETPKKLPYRYPLPRMTFGETESANVRIPMSLNNPFPPSGELEIPLAELESDFCYPYPGKQISGFGYRGRSMHTGVDIKAVPNDTIRAAFSGVVRMSKPYSGYGNIIVIRHYNGMETAYAHNSRNLVTVNDVVKAGDPIALAGRTGRATTEHLHFEFRVANQALNPSLLLDTENQRLHTNTLYLYNRGGNVKAATRPLSTSDALSEETVADDESALVANGGSTGDVSDTQRSAATSGSSSNNGSKAVYHTIKSGDTLSKLARTYSTSVSKICQLNHIKPTTILRLKQRLRVK; translated from the coding sequence TTGCTGTCAAGCTGTTCCGTCACAAAATCCCTGTACAAGGACAAAGAGGTCAGCCGGTACAATCCGAACGTTTCTTCGGCCAGCAAGAACTATTCCAAGCCCGCAGGAGAAGACACGTCGGACAAAGAGGCCAAGGCCTCCGGAAAACAACAGCAGCCGGTTAGCGATTCGCTACCCGAGACCGAAACGCCCAAGAAGTTGCCTTATCGCTACCCGCTGCCCCGGATGACTTTCGGCGAAACGGAGAGCGCTAACGTCCGCATCCCGATGAGCCTGAACAATCCGTTCCCACCTTCCGGCGAACTGGAAATTCCGCTCGCAGAACTCGAAAGCGATTTCTGCTATCCCTATCCGGGTAAACAGATTTCCGGATTCGGCTACCGGGGCCGGTCGATGCACACCGGAGTGGACATCAAAGCCGTTCCGAACGATACGATCCGTGCCGCTTTCTCCGGTGTGGTACGAATGTCCAAACCGTACAGCGGGTATGGCAATATCATTGTGATTCGCCACTATAACGGCATGGAAACCGCCTATGCGCACAACTCGCGCAACCTCGTCACGGTCAACGATGTGGTGAAAGCGGGCGATCCGATCGCGCTGGCGGGCCGCACCGGGCGGGCTACCACCGAACACCTGCATTTCGAGTTCCGCGTGGCGAACCAGGCCCTGAACCCGAGCCTGCTGCTCGACACCGAAAACCAACGCCTGCACACGAACACGCTCTACCTCTACAACCGGGGCGGCAACGTCAAAGCGGCGACCCGGCCGTTGAGCACCTCCGATGCTCTTTCGGAAGAGACGGTGGCGGATGACGAATCGGCCCTCGTGGCGAACGGAGGCTCGACCGGCGACGTGTCCGATACCCAGCGCTCCGCTGCGACTTCAGGCTCTTCGTCTAACAACGGTTCAAAAGCGGTTTACCATACGATCAAAAGCGGCGATACGCTCTCGAAGCTGGCACGTACTTATTCCACTTCGGTGTCGAAAATCTGCCAATTGAACCACATCAAGCCAACCACGATCCTGCGGCTCAAACAGCGGCTCCGGGTCAAATAA
- a CDS encoding LysE family translocator, translated as MKLVEFIIASSLLTLIPGPDILFVLTQSILHGKRAGISVALGLCSGLFFHTAAAALGLSLIIASSPALFAGIKYAGICYLLWMGYASLRAYRKTARGKVPSPGNIAIEQPQPFPAACAGQTETITTDPAASGIAPAPDGAPQTPENNSFRRLYRIGITMNLLNPKVILFFLAFFPQFISRESLTPKTDTLLLGLTFAAVAVVIFTTVALVADYLAAKFSIEQIPPRILAWIQAAVYWLIAVLFVCS; from the coding sequence ATGAAGCTCGTCGAATTTATTATCGCCTCGTCGCTGCTGACGCTGATCCCGGGACCGGATATTTTGTTTGTGCTGACACAAAGCATTTTGCATGGGAAACGTGCCGGTATTTCAGTGGCACTCGGCCTCTGCTCCGGGCTCTTTTTCCACACCGCGGCGGCAGCGCTCGGACTCTCGCTGATTATCGCTTCGTCCCCGGCTCTGTTCGCAGGGATCAAATACGCGGGCATTTGCTATCTGCTGTGGATGGGTTACGCGTCGTTACGCGCCTACCGAAAAACGGCCCGGGGGAAAGTACCTTCACCGGGCAACATAGCTATCGAACAGCCGCAACCCTTTCCAGCAGCTTGTGCCGGGCAAACGGAAACCATTACGACCGACCCGGCGGCATCCGGCATTGCCCCTGCTCCGGACGGCGCTCCCCAGACGCCTGAGAATAATTCTTTTCGCCGGCTTTACCGGATCGGTATCACGATGAACCTGCTGAACCCGAAAGTGATCCTGTTTTTCCTCGCCTTCTTCCCGCAGTTCATCAGCCGGGAGAGTCTGACGCCGAAAACGGATACACTGCTGCTGGGCCTGACATTCGCTGCGGTGGCCGTCGTAATCTTCACCACGGTGGCATTGGTCGCCGACTACCTGGCCGCAAAATTTTCAATCGAACAGATCCCGCCACGCATACTCGCCTGGATCCAGGCAGCGGTCTACTGGCTGATCGCCGTGCTGTTCGTCTGCTCCTGA
- a CDS encoding GtrA family protein, producing the protein MTPAQRLTKIVDFFYIRPVRAVIPLQTFRYAICGGVNLGLNWVLYAVLYNFILDKEIVRLGFVAISPYIAAFLVVFPITFVTGFWLQKHIAFKYSPLRGRTQLFRYLISVLGSVLLNYLLLKFFVEAVHLYPTPSQAVTSLLIIGYSYLMQKYFTFRGCES; encoded by the coding sequence ATGACACCAGCCCAACGCCTTACGAAGATTGTCGACTTCTTTTATATCCGTCCGGTCCGGGCGGTAATACCGCTCCAGACATTCCGTTACGCGATTTGCGGCGGAGTCAACCTGGGGCTGAACTGGGTGCTGTATGCCGTACTCTATAACTTCATACTCGACAAGGAGATCGTTCGTTTGGGTTTTGTCGCCATTTCTCCCTATATCGCGGCGTTCCTGGTCGTCTTTCCGATTACATTCGTAACCGGTTTCTGGCTTCAGAAACATATCGCGTTCAAGTATTCACCGCTGCGGGGGCGTACGCAACTGTTCCGTTACCTGATCAGCGTACTGGGGTCGGTGTTGCTGAATTACCTGCTGCTGAAATTTTTTGTCGAGGCGGTGCACCTGTATCCGACACCGTCTCAGGCGGTTACCTCCCTGCTGATTATCGGGTACAGCTACCTGATGCAGAAATATTTTACTTTCCGCGGCTGCGAAAGCTGA
- the uvrB gene encoding excinuclease ABC subunit UvrB encodes MDFKLVSDYKPTGDQPEAIEQLVSSLRGHSRHNTLLGVTGSGKTFTMANVIAQLNKPTLILSHNKTLAAQLYGEFKNFFPENAVEYFVSYYDYYQPEAYLPTTDTYIEKDLSINEGIEKMRLSTTSSLLSGRNDIVVVSSVSCIYGIGNPEDFHATSITLKVGDIISRNKLLYGLVDALYTRSETEFKQGTFRVKGDTVDIYIAYGDKCYRVVFYDNEIEAIYAVDPMTGQRLESLERIVVYPANLFVTTRERIERAIREIQLDLGKQCEFFESVGRPVEARRLKQRVEYDLEMIKELGYCPGIENYSRYFDGRAPGSRPFCLIDYFPKDFLLIVDESHVTIPQIRGMYGGDASRKHNLVEYGYRLPAAVDNRPLRFEEFESLENEVIYVSATPADYELIKSEGAVVEQFIRPTGLVDPSVEIRPTFNQIDDLVEEIDKRARVDERILVTTLTKRMAEELYKYFDHMGIRCRYIHSDVDTLERVQILDDLRAGLFDVLIGVNLLREGLDLPEVSLVAIMDADKEGFLRSARSLTQTSGRAARNVGGRVIMYADTITDSMRLSIQDTNRRREKQLYYNATHAVMPKQAIKSGTKIMSGESLGANYTLGVQGLDAAADPVAAYMTDRDIDVAIRLAREAMESAARDLDFTAAARYRDQMYALQERQKVMQGTASDKRPGPKK; translated from the coding sequence ATGGATTTCAAATTGGTATCGGATTATAAACCTACCGGCGACCAGCCCGAAGCGATCGAACAGCTCGTTTCGTCGTTGCGCGGCCACAGCCGCCACAACACGTTGCTGGGCGTAACCGGTTCGGGTAAAACGTTCACGATGGCGAACGTCATTGCGCAGCTCAACAAACCGACGCTGATCTTGAGCCATAACAAGACCCTTGCAGCACAGCTGTACGGCGAATTCAAGAATTTTTTCCCTGAGAATGCCGTCGAGTATTTCGTCTCCTATTACGACTATTACCAACCGGAAGCCTATTTGCCGACGACCGATACCTACATCGAAAAGGACCTGTCGATCAACGAGGGGATCGAGAAGATGCGCCTGAGCACGACTTCGTCCCTGCTGAGCGGGCGTAACGACATCGTTGTCGTGTCGAGCGTGTCGTGCATTTACGGTATCGGTAATCCCGAAGATTTTCATGCCACCTCGATCACGCTGAAGGTCGGCGATATCATCAGCCGCAACAAACTGCTGTACGGATTGGTCGATGCGCTCTACACGCGCAGCGAAACGGAGTTCAAACAGGGAACGTTCCGTGTGAAGGGCGATACGGTCGATATCTATATCGCTTATGGCGACAAATGTTACCGGGTCGTTTTTTATGATAATGAGATCGAGGCGATTTATGCGGTCGACCCGATGACGGGACAGCGGCTCGAATCGCTGGAACGGATCGTGGTCTATCCGGCCAACCTGTTCGTCACTACGCGCGAACGCATCGAGCGTGCGATCCGCGAAATCCAGCTCGACCTGGGCAAACAGTGCGAATTTTTCGAGTCGGTGGGCCGTCCTGTCGAGGCGCGCCGGCTCAAACAGCGCGTCGAGTACGATCTGGAGATGATCAAGGAGCTGGGGTACTGTCCCGGCATCGAAAACTATTCGCGCTATTTCGACGGGCGTGCGCCCGGCAGCCGTCCGTTTTGCCTGATCGATTACTTCCCGAAGGACTTTTTGCTGATTGTCGACGAGAGCCATGTGACGATACCTCAAATCCGGGGGATGTACGGCGGCGATGCTTCGCGCAAGCACAACCTGGTCGAATACGGTTACCGGTTGCCTGCGGCGGTGGATAACCGCCCGCTGCGTTTCGAGGAGTTCGAATCGCTCGAGAACGAGGTGATTTATGTGAGCGCCACCCCGGCCGATTATGAGTTGATCAAATCGGAGGGTGCAGTGGTCGAGCAGTTTATACGCCCGACGGGTTTGGTCGATCCGTCGGTCGAAATTCGCCCGACTTTCAACCAGATCGACGATTTGGTCGAGGAGATCGATAAGCGCGCCCGTGTAGACGAGCGGATTTTGGTGACGACGCTGACCAAACGGATGGCCGAGGAGCTGTATAAATACTTCGACCATATGGGTATCCGTTGCCGCTACATCCATTCCGATGTCGATACGCTGGAGCGGGTGCAAATTCTCGACGACCTGCGTGCAGGGCTGTTCGACGTGCTGATCGGTGTGAACCTGCTGCGCGAGGGACTCGACCTGCCGGAAGTGTCGCTGGTCGCGATTATGGATGCGGATAAAGAGGGTTTCCTCCGGAGTGCGCGGTCGCTTACGCAGACTTCCGGCCGTGCCGCCCGGAATGTCGGCGGTCGCGTGATCATGTATGCCGATACGATTACCGATTCGATGCGCCTGTCGATCCAGGATACGAACCGTCGTCGCGAAAAACAGTTGTACTACAACGCGACTCATGCCGTGATGCCCAAGCAGGCGATCAAAAGCGGTACGAAAATTATGTCGGGCGAATCGTTAGGAGCCAATTACACTCTCGGTGTACAGGGTCTGGATGCCGCAGCCGACCCGGTGGCCGCCTATATGACCGACCGCGATATCGATGTGGCGATCCGCTTGGCCCGCGAAGCGATGGAAAGTGCGGCGCGCGACCTCGACTTTACCGCTGCGGCCCGTTATCGCGACCAGATGTACGCGCTGCAGGAACGGCAGAAAGTGATGCAGGGCACTGCTTCAGATAAACGGCCCGGCCCGAAAAAATAA
- a CDS encoding manganese efflux pump MntP produces MNLAAILLLGIGLSLDTFAVSLTLGFVSERTTRREKVRFLIVIGLFHFLMILAGWLFGANVSRLIADYDHWIAFFLLAFLGAKMIREGLSAVQDDEVDCDLLSLRNTLMFGIALSIDALITGFSLGLVKVHLYDGSPLGNILLAAALIGTAAFSISATGILIGKHVSSKLGSKAEIFGGAILILIGLKVLYDHLL; encoded by the coding sequence ATGAATCTGGCCGCTATCCTGTTGCTCGGTATAGGTCTCAGTCTCGACACGTTCGCAGTCTCGCTGACGCTCGGCTTCGTCAGCGAACGCACTACACGACGCGAAAAAGTGCGTTTTCTGATCGTCATCGGACTGTTCCATTTTTTGATGATCCTTGCGGGTTGGCTGTTCGGCGCGAACGTCAGCCGCCTGATCGCCGATTACGACCATTGGATCGCCTTCTTCCTGCTCGCGTTCCTCGGCGCCAAGATGATTCGCGAAGGACTCTCCGCCGTCCAGGACGACGAGGTGGATTGCGACCTGCTTTCGCTGCGGAACACGCTGATGTTCGGCATCGCGCTGAGCATCGACGCACTGATCACAGGATTCAGCCTCGGCCTCGTGAAAGTACATCTCTATGACGGAAGTCCGTTGGGCAATATCTTGCTCGCCGCCGCGCTCATCGGCACGGCCGCCTTTTCGATTTCGGCCACAGGGATTCTCATCGGTAAACACGTCTCCTCGAAACTCGGCTCGAAAGCCGAAATTTTCGGAGGCGCGATCCTGATCCTGATCGGCTTGAAAGTCCTGTACGACCATTTGTTGTAA